The genomic stretch TAACATGCACCTCTGTATTTGTCGAAGGGTAAACCTTCTATTGGCAAGGATTTGTAACCAATACTCTTCAAAACCAGTCTAAGAAAAAGATAGACCTTAGGAACAACGATTTAACTGGTCATCAAAAAACAGGAAAGCATCGTCTAAAGGACTCACCCACATTTCAGATCTTCAAACTCACCAGTTCCGACTGCCACTTGTTTTCCAGTTACTCCATCATCTATATTACCAACAAAAGTAATTGTCAAAGAAATGTGCAAGAAAATAATCAAGAAGACTCCTGACATCTAACCTTTTAGAAGAGTCTTTTCAAGTTCCACAGCACCAACTGTGGTTCCATCTTCTGAAGGGAGAAATCTGGTAGGTTTCCTAAAAAAGACAAAGTGAAGCTCCTTTCGATCATCATTGCTCTTTTCCTGATGCACGGTAGCAGCTTTTGATAGCAGCTCGTAAACTCTTCTTTTAATTCTACTATTCCTCATCTCCTCCTGCAACGAGATAAGTTTTCTTCTATCACAGGCAAGATGACCAAATATGGGAATGTGGACGGTGTTGGAAATAATCTTGTAGTTGCTTAGTAGTTAAGCTAGCAGCACTAGTTCAGTTTGGGTTTTGCTTGTAGCAGCAAAACGCCATCTAGACATTAGCTGTACTTGGTCGGCCACTGTAGCAGGTCGGCCACTGTAGCAGGTTAGTTACTGTACTAGGTCGACGTCAGAGTAAATTTACAGCATGTTGTCAGCAAATTACGAGTAAGAAGTCTTGTAGCACTGTGATTCAGATATTATTAAGTGGTTGGTTTGTAAATATTACAATTTACACCCAAGAgctgcaaaaatggcataggatTGGACACTTGTCAGCCAGTGTCATTCTCATCGCATAACCAGAACAGGGgtcaaaacatttgcaaagaatgCTGATACTTGTCAACAGGATCCATCAGTTAAGTTGTCCACTTTCTCCAGAATCACTATGCCAACCTATTATGATTTCCATGTGTTCCCTGATTTTCTAATGTTCGCATACAATAAAAGGGGTTTGACAAGTTTATTGATTTTAAATGGTCATTCCTCAACCCTACGGCCTTAACCAGTCCTATGTGTTGCCTAACAGCCATGTACATCATGCAAACCTCCCTACTGGTAGTATCATGCTTTGTAGTGCCACAGTTCTAGTAACAAAGTTTTTCCATATTTCAACTTGTTTATGAGCATAAAAACAAGCAAACTTGATCAGAATAAACACAacccagcaaaaaaaaaaaaaaactagcctcAGCTGGGCAGGTACCAGTAAAGAGATACATTCTGATCCCAAATTCGCGAGTTTTCAGAAGCTGAGCTAGGTATATTTAAATAGAAAGCCATAGATGTGAACTCAACCATTACAAATATGCAACTACTGCGGTAATTTACTGCTCAAACCTTATCTGCGGGTGAGGTCACAAGATCAGCTTCCTTGATACAAACGTGGACATTTTTCAAACCTACATGACATCAGTTTTAGAATCTAATATGAGCAATCAAATACGCCAATATGAATCTACAAAGACTGACAAACTTTGCAACAAGAAAATACCTAATATTTCACGTAGTTCCTTTGCTGTGCAAGCTGCCTGTACGGGGCCACGTCGTCCAACCAAGAAAACCTTCCTTTAGATTAACCAACAATTGCAACACAAGAACTTCTTTTATCACCCTAACACTCATAAGAGCTCACAAACAAAaggaagtgttcaaatgaaaaggtATGGATACCTTATTGTGCTGCTACGGAGAGCATCCAAAGCATAACCAGCAATATCTGTGGAAGCCAACTCGGTTGTGCACCGAAGAAGAATACGGGCAACATCAAGAGCAACATTTCCCTTGAGTGAACAACACAAAAGCAAAAATAAACATTACAAAAagagataaaaataataatttggcAAACCATGGAATAACCTATGCTCTTGACGTATTTTAGTTTCAAGTTTGGAAAGTTACAAACTATGAAATACTTCTGTTGACTAAATACGTTGATGCACTGTTCAACGTTTATCTACTGATTCGTTTCATAGGACTAAATTCAGATACCTGTCCAAGGACCACAGCAGAATCTGTGTTTTTTAAGTCAGGTGCCAAGTTACACATGTCTGGATGCCCATTATACCACCATACAAACTCTCGAGCTGAATGTATTCCCCTGAGGTCCTAGATACAAAAGACAATATGAGGAATATGACAACCAACCAAAACCGAAGAAagcaaaacagaaataaaatcataataataacactacaCAAGTTTGCACACTAGATGCTATGTCAGTAGCACATACAGTGTTCCAGCATCTGTGCATAATTTGTGCTTTCTTTTGATGATACCGATTTTGTGTTCCATATGCAAGTATCTTGGGTGATAGATTTTTCTAGTTTCTTTATTATGGCAATAATATCATTGTAGCCACCAAATGATCGCTGCTCTTATGTGGTATTCATGATAAACCATTACTAAAGCTAAGATGAGTTTGTACCTATAAAAAAAAGTGGAATAAAATAGAAGGAAGCAAATAAATCAAGTTGTACCTCCCCGGGAATGCCAAATGATCTATCACTTTCAGCACCATAAGCAAGAACGACCTGTTAAGGAGGACATAGTACATCAGCACTCTATCAAtaacagttcaaaaaaaaaagcactCTATCAATAAAGAACTTTGTAAAGTCATGGTAACAGAAAATAGCTACTTGGCAAAAATTAAAGATCAATGGTTATCTGCTTACAACGTCATATGTCTTCTGAAGCTCTGATAGAGATACATCACTTCCAAGCGTTACATTCCCAAAGAATGAGCAGCGGGCGTTCGCAGCTACACGAGAAAATTGGTTTACCACAATCTGTTGAAAGTATATGGAGAACTTAATCTTCTATGGAATTTCTTTAGTGCTATAATAGTTATGCAGAATGAGAGGGGGCGGTAAAATCATGATCTGACAAAGTAACTCTTATAGATATTTGTGTAATTAATAATCTACTTTTCTATATAACTGTACAAGAACTGAGGAATTATGAAGTAGCACACTAGCTCTAAGCAAAACATGTGTCAGACTTTGAAGTTATGGTAGCGGCTGCTGATACATACAAATTTACTGGACTCAAATCTCACATAAGACAATAATGCTCACCTTTGTTTCTGGATGATCTGGAGCCACTCCGGAACGAACTAAGCCAAACGGTGTAGGCAGTCTGTCAATAATATCGACCTGCgctccttcatgaccctttagcaTCTGCTTAACCAACCAAAGGAAGAGTCGATATAAGCATGGAAATGCTGCAGAAATAAGTATGCAACTCCCAAGAAAAACTTCTCAAGAATGTTTGCCTAACCATCTTCATCTTCTTTGTCGTGTTGCAACATATGCAAGGAAAACAGCATTCCTTTCTATTGCGCCTAAAATCTCTATTTCTGCAAATATATCACACGTGTCTATTGTTGCTTCCTATGGGGGTATATTACAGCAAATCTTCTTATTCTGCAACATCGATTCTATGATCTTAGGAGCAGCTACAGATGCACTGTTACCCAAGCATGGTTTAGTATTTGAGCTTTTATTATACAGCTATAGGATCCAGCTTACAGCACATTTGACAAACACTATTGAAATAcgagagaagtccaatttacccccctAAACTTGTCTCAAAGTTCAGCTTACAACCCTCAACTTTATTTTGGTTCAACTTTCAACCTTGAATTCTAAAAACGGTTCAGAATCACCCCTTGCATTGTATTAAGCTGGTTTTCTTGTACCGTGTATGTTGTATGTTGATGAGTTGACACAGTATATAGGAAGAAAAACCGCTAACTGGCGAGAAAAACCGGTTCAAAACATGTTTAAAAAGGGTAGAAGGTTCAATTCCGAACAGTTTATAGAATTCGGGGTTGAAAgttgaaccaaagtaaagttaaaggttgtaatctgaactttgagacgagtttaggggggtaaattggacttctctcttGAAATACACAATTCCACGGCTACGACTGCACCTTAGCAATCAGATTTTCATAGAACTGGAATCAGTGGGGAAATGCTAGTGCAGAAGAAAGCACTGAAACGGTCTATCACTGTCAGCCCCCAAAGAGAGGCAAGACCAAGGGAACCGAAGACCCGCACCTTTTCCGCCGTGTAGAATCCGGCGGGGCCGCTGCCGACAACGCAGACGTGGAGCGGCTCGCGCGTAGAAGCGACGGAGGCGGTCGTGGAGAAGCCCGTCGGCCGCAGGAGCAGCATCAGCCTCCTCGCGTGGGGGAGAAGAACCCCACGACCCATCTCCGAAGCACCAAAGTGGTTGGCGAATCGCCGGATGGGAATGGGAGGCGTGGGGCGTCGCCGGCCTTCTTCTCTGCCGGCTGCCGCTAGGGTTCGGGGGGAGCGGGGAAGGGAAGGGGAGGCGCTGGGCGGCGTGGACCTGGAAGGTTCGGGGCGGGGAGGAAGATCGGTGGCCGGAGGTGGCGtggtggcggcgggcggcggccgcagGGTGGTGTCACCGGCGACGGAGAGGGAGCGACGGCGTCGGGCGGCGAGGAGATGCTGGTGAGCTCGTCTCTGGTTGGCTCCAGCGAACGGAAATCCTCCAGGGAGGCACGGAGCGACGCTGCATCGTTAATGGGCTTtctcaaaaataacaaaatcctaAATGGTATATGGGCCGAACTGAAACCCCAGGGTGGTCCATGGACCACCTGGCCACCCTCTGGATgggaggtgctatacaccaccctggtcggtgcggaccaggcaccgcaccccccagggtgcctgttgggccggcccagtgacgTTTGTtttcgtttgtttttattttttctgtttttctccttttctgctgtttcatttcttttcttttttaaaaacttAAAATGCAATGTGAAATTTTTTCGGAAAAacaaaaatttccaaaatttgtatatttttgaaaaattgaaagcattattttctagttttttatttttttttatgaattttttttggatttgaacaatttttgatgtgaacaaatttttaatttcaaaaaaatttacatttgaacattttttaaatttgaacaaattttacatttgaacatttttaaaatttgaacaaattttacatttgaacgttttaaaattttaaacaaattttaaatttcaacggttttcatatttgaacggtttttagatttgaacgattttcaaatttgaacatttcaaaaaaaaaatcaatttgaacaatttttaaaaattaaattttttcgaatctaaaaaaatataaacaaaaccaaaaacaaaacCTGGtaggtgtataggttttgccggcTCTGGATCGGGAGCACCTATACATCGCTAACAAGTGTTCCGGATAAACCACCGCACGCACAGCTCCCCCGCCAGGCCGCGACGGCTCCCTGGTAGGCCGGCCCAGGTACTTCTCCAGATTTCTTTTTTCTCTCGCTTTTATTTGGAAAAACTTCAGGGTTTTTAGCaaaaaaaatattcagatttgaaaaatgttcaaactaaaaATTGCTTAAAAACAATTTTCTCAAAATTTATTTTTCCACAAAATGTTTTGTTTACAAATAAAATTGTTCAAACAAAAAATAGCTTCAATTTTTTTCAAATTGtttttgttcagaataaaatttgTTTAGAAATAAAAATGTTGAAAAATCCAGtcaggaaaataaagaaaaagaaaaaaaggaaaaccgTAGAAAACCAGGAAGAACCAATGAGAGAACCTCGAACCATAAGAAAAACGAAAAATACCGGCCCAAACCTTCTGAAATGTTCATAAAAACCGGAAGAACTTAAATAGTCACACTAAATGGGCCACGGCCCAGCTCGTTCCATTAGCGTGCGTTGTATTAACTCACGCTAATGGGTGACGAATTGGTTTTGCCCTCTTGATCCGCTAATGTTGGTGAGGGGCTCGTGGAGACAGGAGTTATATATGGCGCCGGGCTTATagtacacccccccccccccccccgaaaatttgGCCAGAAATTTCATGCCTGGCCGGATATTCAGGGGGTGGGGAGGGGGTGGATATTCTAGCCCTCAtttaggccggatatttcggcCTAGAAAGTCCCAATGGCCATATTTCCGtgggggctataaatagccccctTCTTCCTTCTTGGCTTGGttgtttctctctctcctccttctGCATTGTTGACTTTGAGAAGCTTCATCTCCCTCTAATttctccatgattcttgctcatatttgagaaaaaaagagaggagatctaAATCTACCATCCCACTAATTATAttcccctctttgtgagggaattcGTATATTTAATTCTTGGAAGAGAAATTTGGTGGTCCTCATCtttttttgttcttcctctctcatttctccaatagcttttgtagctatattggaatttgagagagaggtacttaagcatctttgtggtgttcttgcaatTGCATTTGgttcatcggtttgagttctccatggtgattcgtggaagtgaaagcaagaaagttgatgGCTCTTCGTGTGTGCCTCGCAACACAATATGAGTATGTGTAGCTAAATTATATTCTGAAGAGAAAATATGATTTGTAGGGTTTTTAATGCTATTTGCTTAATTGTAGTGTTggcagttatatttgtaggatgcAATATGGCTTTATTTGTTGGGTTGATCCCAAACGGCCTGTGCAACATGCACTCTCTAGTTTGAAAGCATGTATAAAAACATATAGCGACAATGCTAGAAttgaagagaaaataaaaaaaaatgctcTACTAGTTAAGAATTTGTACAAGGAGAAGAATAAGTTGGATAAGAAATTCATCACCTTATTAGGAGATGTGAAACGTTGGCTAGAGGCAGAGGCAGTAGTAGCATTTGTGTAGTTCTAGTTGTAATAAAATATTCTAATTATTCTATGGTACTATGTTTAGGCCAATGCATTTGTGTGATATTAGAATTTCAAATTATTTAATTTAATTCTCAAAAGAAGAAGAGCTCATCGCGCTACTCTACACCATGGAGAAGCTGGAAAGCCGCTAAAGTCAATTTACCTTGTTGTAAGATGGATCCATCAGGCCATGTACAATTGTAATGACACAGTTATTTGTAAGAGGTAGTTATAGGTGATTTTGGTGAAGGATTAGACCAGCGGATGAGCGGAACGGACGAACGCGTGGCGGAGGCCGCGATCCCTCCGGCCGTGGCGGCTAACCGGCGTCGACGCAAGACCCTTGCCCCCGGCGAGCTGCAGGGTTGCCTGGCCGGCCGAGATGGAGAGAGTCCCAACGTCTTCGAGGTGCTTGTGGAGGACACCTCCACCGATAGTTCGTCGGACGAGTCCTGCTTCTCCGACGTCCCGTTTGAGGCAGCTATGCAGGTGGTTGGCTCGCCGGAGGTTCCCGGCTGGTCGACAGTTGTGCGGCGGGGGCGTCGCACGGACGAGGAGCTGGCGGCTGACTTCTGGTCGGACTTGGGTTTCCCCACGCCGGCCTCGCGAGTGTGGGAGAAGACTTCCTCGTCCCGCGCAGGTACGTCGCCGTCTTTGTCTTGCAGGAACCTGGAGGGGCCGGCTGCGGCAGTGGACGGACGGCTTGGGTCTCAGCCGACTGCAGGAGCACGCCGTGAGGTCGCTCCATCGACTCGAGGTCTTCGCATGCAGCGGAGGGCAAGGGCGGGCACTTGGCGGGGACCATGTCCTCCTCGTCGGGTCTCACCCCCGGCCATTCTTGGGCAGTTCTTGCCGGGTGCGGCGGTTGCCGGGACGCCGGCGAGATTCAAAAATCGGACGGTTTCGGAAAGTGCGCGGATCGTGGAGGAGGACACGGTAACGGCGCATGCAGGCGGGCCCACCCCGTTGACTTTCTCGTGGGCTGGGCTGAATCGTGTGTTGCAGTTTCTGTGGAAGGATTCTTCCATACGATCGCCTTCCCCACGTGAGTCTACGCAGCCGCCGCCTTCGCCCGCAATCTCAGCTTCGCCCAGCGCGCCGCCCGTGGCCGCTTCATCGCCCAGCCGCGCGGTCACGTCGCCGTCGCACCGGACGGTCTCGCCTACGTCTTCTACTCCTTCGCGGGAAGGAGTGCTCCTGGCCGCGTCGTCCACAAGTACTGCTTCGCTGTCAAGGTCTTCGTCACCGGCTTCaaggtcgccgtcgtcgccgttcaCGTCAAGCTCGGCTTTGTCCTCGTCGGGTTCTCCAAGGGGGACGTCAAGGTCTCCTTCCTCTTCGTCCGCAGCGGCCGCGCCTTCGCTGCCTAGTGCGGGCGctgcctcctcgccgccgcggttTTCTCCCGCGGCTCCtcttcacgtcctcaggaggggtTGGGCTCCGCTGCGACCCTCCTTCGCTGAAGTGGTGGCCAGGAGACCCGCGCTGATGTCGGGGCAGCAGCAATCCGGGGGTTCCCTTCAGCCTCGTCCGCCCGGAGGAGGTGGCCTTGCTGCTCCTGCTCGTCCCTCGGTACAGGGAGGGATGCCTATCTACCGGCCTCAGCTCGCGGTCGGCCCGCTGATACATGCTGCGCCGCGTCCCCACGCGGCTGCGGGTGCCGTTGGGCAGGCCACGGGCGGGGcgttgccaagtggctatgcccctGGTGTGCCGTCTAGGCCGTACTTCCCGCTGCCAACGGGACAGCTCCAAGTGGGTGTGAGTGTGCCGGTGCAACCGCAGCCGCCGCCGATCCAAAATGCAGCGCCTAAacgcaagaacaagaagaagaagacggttGTGCCATCAGTTACTCAAGGGTTGTCTTCGGCTGGTATTGGTACTCCCAGTTTTGGCCATGTTTCAGCGCAGCAGCAGAGTATGGGATCGCAGGGGCCGATGCCTCCGTTACAGAGTCAGCACCATATGTATCAGTACCCGTACATTCCGTCTGGGTTTCAGCAACATGGCAGTTTTAATCCCCAGTTCCAGCAGCCGCCAGCTCAAGCGCCACCGATGCAGACTTTATATGCGCCGCCTCCCCCTATACAGTCACATGGCCAGTCTTCGCTCGGTGCCGGGGGCGTTGGTGGAGGGTGTGGAGCCAGCTAGGCCAGCCGGTAGCGAAGAGGGGAGTATGGTGCCGGAAGTGTTCAGATAACTCGCACGCGGCCAAGGATTGCAAGGTCAAACATTATTGCTACATTTGTGACAAGAAGGCACACCCCACAGTTCGATGCCCGATTCTGAAGTTGCCGAGGCCTTCTGTTTTTGTGTCTGGGTCTGGTCTCTTGGAGACGTACTTCACCGCTTTCCCAGATTCTGTGGTAAATGAGGATCTAGCCCCGAGTTTGTCTCCCATTGCGTTGGTGACGGTCACTGGTGATGCGGTTCCAGCTGATGTGGTTGCTAGACAGGTGGCTCGCCGATGCTCAGATAGTCCAAATTGGAAGTGGGAGGCGGTTCCTCATGTGGACATGCAGTTTCTGGTCTCAGTTCCTTCTTTCGATGATCTTGACAGGGTTGATGGTATACAGGTGGGAGTGCCTTCTTTCAGTTCTTCTATCTCTATTTCTGCATGGCGGACAGCGGAGGTACCCCATAAGGCAGAGTTAGAAAAGGTGTGGCTGCATGTAGAAGGTGTCCCGCATACACTCCGACACTTTCTTGGGCTTTGGGCAGTTGGCTCTCTGGTGGGCAAGACGGTGGATGTTGACCTGACGAGTCTGAGACGCAGGGCGACTGTTCGGATTCAGGTGGCTATGTTGCAGGCCGGGGTTCTTGGAGACCCATCTGATGAGACACGTCCCATTGCTAAAGCAGATGCTGTGGTCAAGTTCAAGACCTTCGAGTTTCGTTTTCGCAGGGAGCCATCTGATTATGTACCTGAGCCTGATTTTGTACCTCTGATCTGGGTGAGGAAGGATGATTCTGATGAGGGAGGGGATGGTGCGGCTGAGGGTGATGATGATGCGATGGATACCTCTGAGACTAGGTTGGGACAGGACACCGTGTCTAGTCAGTCACAGCAGGCGGGACCTAGCACCTTGGCGCCTGGCACAGCCCGCACGGTGGCATCAGTTTATGCGGTTACGCCCTTTAATCCCAACCCGCAGACTCCCCATGCTATTGAGGCGGTGAAGAAGTTGCGGGCGATTAGCCCCACGCTGGAGGGTCGGTCTTCGGCTTTACCTTCTCCTCGTGTTTCGGCGGAGGCTCTGCGTGACGCTCTTGATGCTGCGGCTGCTGAGCACTCTAGGTCGGATAGACCGGCGCGAGGGCGGATTTGGACCATGGGCCGCATCTCACCCGCGGCAGCTAGGAGGGCTGCGACTCCTTCGGTGGTTTCGTCTTCACCTCTTCCACAGGCTAGGACCGACGACGCCCGGGAGCAGCGGCACACAGGCGGGGATATGACTGGGCGAGGGGGGTCTTCATTGCCCCTACCCCCTCGACAGCCTTCGTCCTCGTCACCTACGCTACctcgggaggaggtggaggtggtggctgcCACCATCTCCGTCGGTCGAGGGGGCTCTTCTTCCACCTCGCCCCCTCGGTCGGTGACGCGGGTCGTCACCGTCGGGCCTGACGCGTCCCTGGGTGCAGTGGACGCTGTGGCGCCCCCGAGCGCTCTCCCTCCGGTGACCCACgacgctgctgctgctccttcgGATGCAGTTCAGCAGGGTCGCACACCGGGGGAGGGCATCTGCGCTTCCGAGGAGGAGTTTGGAGGGGGTTCTTCACCACCACGCCCCCCTCCCGTCGACGGCCAGTGCTCCCGGCCTTCTTCGCCGAGCCTGAGAGCGCTGGTGGTGCCGCCGGTGGAGGCTGCTAGGGGAGGGTCTTCCTCGACGCACCCCCTCCCTACGTCTGCAGCTCCTACGCATCCGAAGAAGCCTGGTGGTTGCTTGCCTTCACGGCGCAGCAATCGGCATGGCGTTGGTCCGGATGGGGCTGCAGCCACGGACGAGGACTCGATGGCCAAGGCTATGAGACGCAAAGCGGCGTCGAATCTCGACTTCTCAGGTATGAATAAGTGTAATAAATCTTTTTTAACTTTCCCAACACCACTTATTGCTTCCAAGCTTAATAATGTGGGGGTTTCGTTGGGTAGTTCAATTAATTCTATTTCAGTTTCGGCTAATGCTCTTAGACGTATGGAGTATGATAGAATCATACTTACTCCTACGATTTCGAGCAAGTCGGATACCTCTCTATCCGAAGATGAGGATGAGGAAGCGTACGCTGTCTCAGATGGCCAGCTACTCACACATCTAGTTGGAGAGGTGTCTGAGGTTGGTCTGGATGACGGGGCGTTGGGTTCATGCATTGAACTCCAAGCTGCCGAACGGAAATCTAGACTGTCCTCTATTAAGAGAAATGCGTGGCCTAACAAAAAGGCCAAAGTGACTAAATCTCCAATTGTTtccaaatgaatggcatgtttgagaatagcagaggtcttaaaGACTTGGCTAAGCACTTACATATTGCCGAAAGCATTAGGGAACATTGTTTAGATTTTGTTGCTATCTCCGAGACGGGTAAACGGAATTATTCAGTAAGTTTTCTAAATCGCCTTTCAGGCGGGGAGGACTTTGCTTGGATATCCCGCCCACCTCGGGGACGCTCTGGTGGCTTATTAGTTGGAGTCCGAACTTCGACCATGGAGATTCTAGATAATTCCGGTGGTGAGTTTCATATCAAACTTCACATTCGGAATAGGTCTGATAATTTCATATGGAGTTTGGTTTCTGTCTATGGAGCCGCGCAGGATTTGCATAAGCCCGCTTTTCTCCGTGAGTTGGTAAATTTGGCTAAGGACAATCCTCATCCTATTATCATAGGAGGAGATTTTAACTTGCTTAGATACCCTCAGGAAAAGAGCAAGGGTAGGTTTGACACCCATTGGCCTTTCTTAttcaatgctgtcattgatagcttgGATTTGAGAGAGGTTACAATGGTTGGGAGACAATTCACTTGGGCAAATAGTCTTCCGGAGCCGACATACGAGAAGTTGGATAGAGTACTTATGGACTCTGATTGGGAATTTAAGTTCCCTCTAGTCTCAGTACGAGCTCTCCCTCATATCGAAGCCTTGTCAGACCACGCGCCTATTTTGTTATCTACTGGGACACCATTGCCGCAACATAGATgtcagttcaaatttgaacttggatggctatATCGGGATGGTTTTGCGGACATGATTAAATTCATTTGGGATAAGCCGGTTGTcgggaacaccccaatccaaaggtggaataataaactACGCTCGGTGCGTAGATACCTTGGGGGTGGGCTAGGCACATGACTGGGCAGCTCAAACAAGAGAAACTCAGCCTAACATCACACATTGATGAATTAGAGGCAATCGCGGAGGTTCGCCTGCTGACTGCGCAAGAAATTGAACTTAAAAGTCAATACAATGCAAAGTTAGCCGGTTTACTTcgtgaagaggaactcaaatggtaccagagATCTAAGGCCCAGTTCCTATTGGAAGGAGATgcgaatacgagatactttcatagtgttgCCAATGGTAGACATAGAAAGAAACGCATTCACTCTCTTGTCCAGGAAGAGGGCACGATCGAAGGTCAGGAGCAGCTTAAATCCTATATTACTACTTACTATAAGGGCC from Lolium rigidum isolate FL_2022 chromosome 4, APGP_CSIRO_Lrig_0.1, whole genome shotgun sequence encodes the following:
- the LOC124708326 gene encoding NADPH:adrenodoxin oxidoreductase, mitochondrial-like — translated: MGRGVLLPHARRLMLLLRPTGFSTTASVASTREPLHVCVVGSGPAGFYTAEKMLKGHEGAQVDIIDRLPTPFGLVRSGVAPDHPETKIVVNQFSRVAANARCSFFGNVTLGSDVSLSELQKTYDVVVLAYGAESDRSFGIPGEDLRGIHSAREFVWWYNGHPDMCNLAPDLKNTDSAVVLGQGNVALDVARILLRCTTELASTDIAGYALDALRSSTIRKVFLVGRRGPVQAACTAKELREILGLKNVHVCIKEADLVTSPADKEEMRNSRIKRRVYELLSKAATVHQEKSNDDRKELHFVFFRKPTRFLPSEDGTTVGAVELEKTLLKDDGVTGKQVAVGTGEFEDLKCGLVLKSIGYKSLPIEGLPFDKYRGVVPNLRGRILSNESETATVEQGLYVVGWLKRGPTGIVGTNLHCAEETVASILEDEKKGVLVASSDSKRQGRRGLLEILEQKNTRYVPFHDWEKIDSKEKTAGQLKNKPREKITAWDELLKAAKEG